A DNA window from Flavisolibacter ginsenosidimutans contains the following coding sequences:
- a CDS encoding alpha/beta fold hydrolase, whose amino-acid sequence MKIFILIHGSWHSAWNWHKVVPLLEAACHQAIAIDLPGMGRDKTPIENVKLSDTVQRVCTLIDSLDEKVILVGHSKNGVVISQVAEYRPDKIEKLIYLAAYLIPSGKTQKEYSVQDTEGWLKPYVVQHPETASHTLQPAIFREGLYHDCEPDIAEAAKYILSHEPVESGIVPLQLTEANYGSVPRYYIECTEDRAVTPFIQRLMYTETPCEKVYTMATSHSPFFSQPKQLTDILCEIAAN is encoded by the coding sequence ATGAAAATATTCATTTTAATTCACGGTTCGTGGCACAGTGCCTGGAACTGGCACAAAGTAGTGCCGCTGTTGGAGGCCGCCTGCCACCAAGCCATCGCCATTGATTTGCCCGGAATGGGCCGGGACAAAACACCGATTGAAAACGTAAAGCTTTCCGATACGGTGCAACGCGTCTGTACCTTAATTGACAGTCTTGATGAAAAAGTTATCCTGGTGGGGCATAGCAAAAACGGTGTGGTGATTTCGCAGGTTGCGGAATACAGGCCGGACAAGATTGAAAAATTAATTTACCTCGCGGCCTACCTGATACCGAGCGGGAAAACACAAAAGGAATATTCGGTTCAAGACACGGAAGGCTGGTTGAAGCCTTACGTTGTGCAACATCCCGAGACGGCTTCTCATACCTTGCAACCTGCGATATTCCGTGAAGGATTGTACCACGATTGCGAACCGGACATTGCGGAAGCGGCAAAATACATTTTGAGTCACGAGCCGGTGGAATCCGGTATTGTGCCCTTGCAATTAACCGAAGCAAATTATGGAAGCGTGCCGCGTTATTATATTGAATGCACGGAAGACAGAGCGGTAACGCCTTTTATTCAACGGCTGATGTACACGGAAACGCCGTGCGAAAAAGTTTATACGATGGCGACAAGTCATTCGCCTTTCTTTAGCCAGCCAAAACAACTCACAGACATTTTATGTGAGATAGCGGCCAATTAG
- a CDS encoding bifunctional helix-turn-helix domain-containing protein/methylated-DNA--[protein]-cysteine S-methyltransferase: protein MQAQEQIDYHRIAEAINYIRQNFKEQPTLEAVAEKVFLSPYHFQRLFSKWAGTTPKKFLQYTSIEYAKQLLKEKAATLFDAAHETGLSGTSRLHDLFVTIEGMTPAEYKNGGKNLFINYSFADSPFGNLIVASTFKGVCYMAFQEDEAQALNDLKSKFPNASFSRKLDLLQQNALFIFQHDWSKLNQIKLHLRGTDFQLKVWETLLKIPSGKLTTYGAVANKIAHPAASRAVGTAIGSNPVAYLIPCHRVIQSSGAVGGYMWGSTRKTAMIGWEAALSNQAV, encoded by the coding sequence ATGCAAGCGCAGGAACAAATAGATTACCACAGGATTGCAGAAGCAATAAACTACATCCGGCAAAACTTTAAAGAGCAGCCAACGTTGGAAGCTGTTGCCGAAAAAGTGTTTCTAAGTCCTTATCATTTTCAGCGGCTGTTCAGCAAATGGGCGGGCACAACGCCAAAAAAATTTTTGCAATACACCAGCATTGAATACGCAAAACAATTGCTGAAAGAAAAAGCCGCCACGTTATTTGATGCCGCCCATGAAACCGGCCTTTCCGGCACAAGCCGCCTGCACGATCTGTTTGTAACCATCGAAGGAATGACGCCGGCCGAATACAAAAACGGCGGCAAGAATCTTTTCATCAATTATAGTTTTGCGGATAGCCCTTTCGGTAACCTCATAGTTGCTTCTACGTTTAAAGGCGTTTGTTACATGGCCTTCCAGGAAGACGAGGCGCAGGCATTGAATGATTTGAAAAGCAAGTTTCCGAACGCAAGTTTCTCTCGAAAGCTGGACTTGTTGCAACAAAATGCGCTCTTCATTTTTCAGCACGATTGGAGCAAGCTGAATCAAATTAAACTTCACTTGCGTGGCACCGACTTTCAACTAAAGGTTTGGGAAACGCTTTTGAAAATTCCTTCCGGAAAACTGACAACCTATGGCGCTGTGGCAAACAAAATTGCACATCCGGCTGCGTCCCGCGCCGTTGGTACGGCCATCGGCAGCAATCCCGTTGCTTACCTTATTCCTTGCCACCGCGTTATTCAGTCATCAGGCGCTGTTGGCGGTTATATGTGGGGAAGCACACGCAAAACGGCCATGATAGGCTGGGAAGCTGCCTTGTCCAACCAAGCTGTGTAA
- a CDS encoding RNA recognition motif domain-containing protein codes for MNIYVSNLSFDVQDEDLKEFFTPYGEVTSAKIITDRESGRSRGFGFVEMSDDAASKKAIAELNDANVDGRTIKVMEAKPKEDRPARSNYGGGSGGFNNSKSYNKNRY; via the coding sequence ATGAACATTTACGTTTCTAACTTAAGCTTCGACGTACAGGACGAAGACTTGAAAGAATTTTTCACTCCCTACGGAGAAGTAACGTCAGCCAAAATCATTACCGACCGCGAATCAGGCCGTTCAAGAGGCTTCGGCTTCGTTGAAATGTCAGACGATGCCGCTTCTAAAAAAGCCATCGCCGAGTTGAATGACGCAAACGTTGACGGCCGCACCATTAAGGTAATGGAAGCCAAACCCAAAGAAGACCGTCCGGCCCGCAGCAATTACGGCGGTGGTAGCGGTGGTTTTAACAACAGCAAGAGCTACAACAAAAACAGGTATTAA
- the trmD gene encoding tRNA (guanosine(37)-N1)-methyltransferase TrmD translates to MTIHILTVLPELLQSPLSHSIMKRAQDKGLLTVYVHPLRKWAVNEYGQVDDYQYGGGAGMVMMPEPLANAIEELSKDKPFDEIIFLTPDGETLNQKIANNLSLKENLLLICGHYKGIDQRIREKYVTKEISIGDYVLSGGELAAAVLVDAVGRLIPGVLNNETSALTDSFQDNLLAPPVYTRPAEWRGLKVPDILLSGHTAKVEEWRYEQAVERTKQRRPDLLED, encoded by the coding sequence ATGACCATTCACATTCTTACGGTGTTGCCCGAGTTGTTACAAAGCCCACTCTCGCATTCCATCATGAAACGTGCACAGGACAAAGGCCTGCTCACCGTTTACGTGCATCCCTTGCGCAAGTGGGCCGTAAACGAATACGGACAGGTGGACGATTATCAATACGGCGGCGGCGCGGGCATGGTAATGATGCCCGAACCGCTGGCCAACGCGATTGAAGAATTAAGCAAAGACAAACCTTTTGATGAAATCATTTTTCTTACACCCGATGGCGAAACGCTCAACCAAAAAATAGCCAACAATCTTTCACTGAAAGAAAATCTTTTGCTCATTTGCGGCCACTACAAAGGCATTGACCAGCGCATTCGTGAAAAGTACGTGACGAAGGAAATTTCGATTGGTGATTACGTACTCAGCGGAGGCGAGTTGGCTGCGGCAGTTTTGGTAGATGCCGTTGGAAGATTAATACCCGGTGTGTTGAATAATGAAACATCCGCATTGACGGATTCCTTTCAAGACAATCTTTTAGCGCCGCCGGTGTATACCCGTCCCGCCGAATGGCGTGGACTGAAGGTGCCGGATATTTTACTCAGTGGCCACACCGCGAAGGTTGAAGAATGGCGCTACGAACAAGCCGTGGAAAGAACGAAGCAACGACGGCCGGATCTGTTGGAGGACTAA
- the ispG gene encoding (E)-4-hydroxy-3-methylbut-2-enyl-diphosphate synthase, whose product MVAETNNTSSTLLHNVSLNHYAASLTAYQRLPTNEVHIGDLLLGNFHPIRVQTMTTTDTMDTIGTVEQTIRCAEAGAELVRITAPSKKEAENLLNIKNELHKRGYHTPLVADIHFTPNAAEIAARIVEKVRVNPGNYVDKKKFELIEYSDADYAEEIDRIRDRFTPLVKICKEYGTAMRIGTNHGSLSDRIMSRYGDTPMGMVESAMEFLRIARSESYHNIVLSMKSSNPQVMVQAYRLLIKTMHDEFGAIYPLHLGVTEAGDGEDGRIKSAVGIGTLLEDGIGDTIRVSLTEDPELEIPVCKDLVKRYSPKPPKEEFADAQFLLVSDSKELIGSSQSEPSQPDAPSPSGEGRDGVTLPYSPFEYKRRETFAVSNIGDHHVPVVIADLSKLQSISPKELQSVGYTYDEASDKWTIADTAVDYIFTGNKIIDFALPGTLKVIVYPATWLLAEDKEKYFPIWDDSGYAKAAQRSSINFVMMDCFSDETTVNDFTYLDAVTNDASVVLCLSSKNKNAMQSVRRMFVELMNRDIKNPVIITVDSNRQTADEHLIHYATEAGALLLDGMGDGVCFGMTAESYRQSAIGNQQSTDNDPRSTVNASGRNYLQSTTVEQFINNTAFSILQATRTRISKTEYISCPSCGRTLFDLQETTAKIRAVTNHLKGVKIAIMGCIVNGPGEMADADFGYVGSGVGKITLYKGKEIVKRNVPSDVAVDELINLLKESEVWVEKAV is encoded by the coding sequence ATGGTTGCAGAAACAAACAATACCAGTTCCACGCTTCTTCATAATGTATCGCTTAACCATTACGCGGCTTCGCTAACCGCGTATCAACGCCTTCCCACGAATGAAGTGCACATTGGCGATTTGCTGCTTGGAAATTTTCATCCCATCCGTGTGCAAACGATGACCACTACCGATACTATGGACACCATCGGTACGGTGGAGCAAACCATTCGCTGCGCTGAAGCCGGCGCTGAACTGGTGCGCATCACGGCACCTTCAAAAAAAGAAGCGGAAAATCTTCTCAACATCAAAAACGAATTGCACAAGCGCGGTTATCACACTCCGCTTGTGGCCGACATTCACTTCACGCCAAACGCTGCTGAAATTGCGGCCCGCATCGTTGAAAAGGTTCGCGTCAATCCGGGCAATTATGTTGACAAAAAGAAGTTTGAACTCATTGAATATTCCGATGCCGATTACGCCGAAGAAATAGACCGCATTCGCGACCGCTTTACGCCGCTGGTAAAAATTTGTAAGGAATATGGCACGGCTATGCGCATCGGCACCAATCACGGCTCGCTCAGCGACCGGATTATGAGCCGCTACGGTGATACGCCCATGGGCATGGTGGAAAGTGCGATGGAATTTTTGCGCATTGCGCGAAGCGAAAGCTATCACAACATTGTACTGAGCATGAAGAGTTCCAATCCGCAAGTGATGGTGCAGGCTTATCGCCTGCTGATTAAAACCATGCACGACGAATTTGGTGCGATTTATCCTTTACACCTTGGCGTAACAGAAGCCGGCGACGGCGAAGACGGCCGCATCAAAAGCGCGGTAGGCATCGGCACGTTGCTGGAAGACGGCATCGGCGATACGATCCGTGTATCATTAACAGAAGACCCGGAACTTGAAATACCGGTGTGCAAGGATTTAGTGAAGCGGTATTCCCCCAAACCCCCTAAAGAGGAGTTTGCTGACGCACAGTTCTTGCTTGTTTCAGATTCTAAGGAATTGATTGGATCGTCGCAAAGCGAGCCTTCGCAGCCTGACGCTCCTTCCCCTTCAGGGGAAGGCCGGGATGGGGTTACGCTTCCTTATTCACCGTTTGAATACAAACGCAGGGAAACCTTTGCCGTTTCAAACATTGGCGATCATCACGTGCCTGTTGTAATTGCAGATTTAAGCAAGCTGCAAAGCATCTCGCCGAAAGAATTGCAAAGCGTTGGTTATACTTATGATGAAGCGTCGGACAAGTGGACCATCGCCGATACCGCGGTCGATTACATTTTCACCGGCAACAAGATTATAGACTTTGCTTTACCAGGAACCTTGAAGGTGATCGTCTATCCGGCAACGTGGTTGTTGGCGGAAGACAAAGAAAAATACTTCCCCATTTGGGACGACAGCGGTTACGCAAAAGCGGCGCAGCGCAGCAGCATCAACTTCGTGATGATGGATTGCTTTAGCGACGAAACAACCGTTAATGATTTTACTTACCTCGACGCAGTTACGAATGATGCAAGCGTTGTTCTTTGTTTGAGTAGCAAGAACAAAAATGCAATGCAATCGGTGCGGCGCATGTTTGTTGAATTGATGAACCGCGATATTAAAAATCCCGTCATCATTACCGTTGACAGCAACCGGCAAACGGCAGACGAACACCTGATTCATTATGCCACGGAAGCCGGCGCCTTGCTGCTTGATGGCATGGGCGATGGCGTTTGTTTCGGCATGACGGCAGAAAGCTACCGGCAATCGGCAATCGGCAATCAGCAATCAACGGACAACGATCCACGATCAACGGTCAATGCTTCGGGTCGCAATTATTTGCAGTCAACTACCGTTGAGCAGTTCATCAACAACACGGCCTTTAGCATTTTGCAAGCCACCCGAACACGCATTTCAAAAACGGAATACATCTCTTGTCCATCCTGTGGCCGCACACTGTTTGACTTGCAGGAGACCACCGCTAAGATTCGTGCAGTGACCAATCATTTAAAAGGCGTGAAGATTGCCATCATGGGTTGCATCGTAAACGGTCCCGGCGAAATGGCCGACGCCGATTTTGGTTACGTAGGCAGTGGCGTGGGAAAGATCACGTTGTACAAAGGCAAAGAGATTGTAAAGCGCAATGTACCGAGCGACGTAGCGGTTGACGAGTTAATAAACCTGTTGAAAGAAAGCGAAGTGTGGGTGGAAAAGGCGGTTTAA
- a CDS encoding tetratricopeptide repeat protein: MKNCLSLLYFLFSINAFAQTAATHISKGNDFYLRLQFDLAEDQYRKALELNPHNTEAQYNLGNALMQQKKYKAAIEAYDAIATNDKSIKAAAHYNAGVSYSKQQDLPSSIDEYKAALRINPADKEARENLQKALQEQKQQQQQNQKNNKGGGGGMSQNDADKKLRDLEQKEKDLQHKMQKGQGGQAPSGSKDW, from the coding sequence ATGAAAAACTGTTTGAGCTTATTATACTTTCTTTTTTCGATCAATGCCTTTGCGCAAACCGCGGCCACGCACATCAGCAAGGGCAACGACTTTTATTTGCGCCTGCAGTTTGACTTGGCCGAAGACCAGTATCGCAAGGCTTTGGAATTGAACCCGCACAACACCGAAGCGCAATACAACCTGGGCAATGCGCTGATGCAGCAAAAAAAATACAAGGCTGCCATTGAAGCCTACGACGCCATTGCCACCAACGACAAAAGCATCAAAGCCGCCGCGCATTACAACGCCGGTGTGAGCTACAGCAAGCAACAGGATTTGCCGTCGAGCATTGACGAATACAAAGCCGCCCTGCGCATCAATCCCGCCGACAAAGAAGCAAGGGAAAACCTGCAAAAAGCCCTGCAGGAACAAAAGCAGCAACAGCAGCAAAATCAGAAAAACAACAAAGGCGGCGGTGGAGGCATGAGCCAGAACGACGCGGATAAAAAGCTCCGTGACTTGGAGCAGAAGGAGAAAGATCTTCAGCACAAAATGCAGAAAGGCCAGGGCGGACAAGCGCCAAGCGGCAGTAAGGATTGGTGA